A stretch of Mobula birostris isolate sMobBir1 chromosome 2, sMobBir1.hap1, whole genome shotgun sequence DNA encodes these proteins:
- the jtb gene encoding protein JTB, with protein sequence MSLSCEPLVPPEGSSFISWCRHTSRGFFLTLLCLSVLNIRLGDLLSVNEVKESASTPTAIPCWQTEQFVVASECTKCTQFEMKTQPACIRTGFTMKINCPESQKEEYKSCRSALMEETLFWRFEATMISLAILFAALVVLRQRALDRLASEKVRKQIESI encoded by the exons GAGCCACTGGTTCCCCCGGAGGGGTCCAGCTTCATCAGTTGGTGCAGACACACCAGCCGGGGGTTCTTCTTAACGCTtctctgtctctccgtgttaaATATCCG GTTAGGTGACTTGCTGTCTGTGAATGAAGTGAAAGAGTCAG CCAGTACGCCAACAGCCATTCCATGCTGGCAAACGGAGCAGTTCGTGGTGGCCAGTGAATGCACGAAGTGCACGCAGTTCGAGATG AAAACGCAACcagcctgcatcaggactggattCACCATGAAGATTAACTGCCCCGAGTCGCAGAAGGAGGAGTACAAAAG CTGCCGCTCGGCCTTGATGGAGGAGACCCTCTTCTGGCGATTCGAGGCCACCATGATCTCATTGGCTATTCTCTTTGCCGCCCTGGTCGTCCTGCGCCAGAGGGCGCTCGACCGCCTCGCCTCTGAGAAGGTCCGCAAGCAGATCGAGTCCATCTGA
- the LOC140207662 gene encoding prostate-associated microseminoprotein-like — MKWDLRSPRELSTRSEMRTMGPSLCLMFFLLPASASGVGECFFNAKATCEHGGVKLEIGDTWVNDQCYQCVCLDPFGIGCCDNAQQPVDYPDWCELVQRPESCELELVMKADPRVPCIGQSTPKHLHLGRARQEKGHWF, encoded by the exons ATGAAATGGGACCTCCGGAGCCCACGGGAGTTATCCACACGGAGCGAGATGAGGACTATGGGACCCTCGCTGTGCCTAATGTTCTTTCTGCTCCCGGCATCCGCAAGCGGAGTTGGAGAGTGTTTCTTCAACGCAAAAG CCACCTGCGAGCATGGGGGTGTCAAGCTGGAGATCGGGGACACTTGGGTGAACGATCAATGTTACCAGTGCGTCTGCCTCGACCCCTTCGGCATCGGTTGCTGTGACAA TGCCCAGCAACCGGTCGATTACCCGGATTGGTGCGAGCTTGTCCAACGGCCCGAATCCTGCGAGCTGGAACTCGTTATGAAAGCCGATCCGAGGGTACCCTGCATCGGCCAATCGACCCCTAAGCACCTCCACCTCGGCAGAGCGCGCCAGGAGAAGGGACACTGGTTCTAA